One genomic segment of Candidatus Sericytochromatia bacterium includes these proteins:
- a CDS encoding family 10 glycosylhydrolase, translating to MRLRRLAIPITLALAVTATPFLHNAPDHPAVPSRHTRAVFISQHGGALFHHTGTLDEVLHGVATSGYNEVYFGVYGLGGPFFPSRHGPSNPAYVPPWTDPLREAIRQAHRQGLRTGAWFEYGLMLQPGSAIARRHPEWLLRLPGGRSVVEGR from the coding sequence GTGCGGCTTCGTCGCCTGGCCATCCCCATCACGCTGGCACTGGCCGTGACAGCCACCCCCTTTCTGCATAACGCCCCGGACCACCCGGCTGTACCCTCGCGGCACACGCGCGCGGTGTTCATCTCGCAGCACGGGGGCGCCCTGTTTCACCATACGGGCACGCTGGACGAGGTGCTGCACGGGGTGGCAACCTCCGGCTACAACGAGGTGTACTTCGGCGTCTACGGCCTGGGCGGGCCGTTCTTCCCCAGCCGCCACGGCCCCTCCAACCCCGCCTATGTGCCACCCTGGACGGATCCACTGCGCGAGGCGATTCGGCAGGCCCACCGCCAGGGGTTGAGGACTGGGGCCTGGTTCGAGTACGGCCTGATGCTGCAGCCCGGTAGCGCGATCGCCAGACGCCATCCCGAATGGCTGCTGCGGCTGCCCGGAGGCCGGAGCGTGGTCGAGGGCCGGG
- a CDS encoding LysM domain-containing protein yields MALGLTIGLLAGFPIGRGWASGPPQDRVAEANRTPQPPALVEGVATPTPLATRDLPVAAIAPVGEPRLYRVVPGDTLSALALAAYGDEERYDWLMHANPGIRPRALQVGSLLRIPPAPPPSAVPPAIRSIP; encoded by the coding sequence TTGGCCCTGGGGCTGACGATCGGGCTGCTGGCCGGTTTCCCTATCGGGCGGGGCTGGGCGAGCGGCCCCCCACAGGACCGTGTGGCCGAGGCCAATCGAACGCCTCAGCCCCCAGCCCTCGTGGAAGGAGTGGCAACGCCCACCCCATTGGCGACGCGGGACCTTCCGGTAGCGGCGATCGCCCCGGTCGGCGAACCGCGGCTGTATCGGGTGGTGCCCGGTGACACCCTCAGCGCCCTGGCGCTAGCCGCGTATGGGGACGAAGAGCGCTATGACTGGCTGATGCACGCCAACCCCGGGATAAGGCCGCGCGCCCTCCAGGTGGGAAGCCTGCTGAGAATTCCTCCGGCCCCGCCACCCTCCGCTGTCCCCCCTGCCATCAGGAGCATTCCATGA
- a CDS encoding Hsp70 family protein has product MSLAIGIDLGTTNSVGAFKFASLEVVTAPDNAPPERVLTRSAVAYTPEGARVGQEAMAQLVAAPERVVVSVKRIVGRGHAEPAVQDYLKRFGHLKVEAPEGGTDQGLAIRMGNQCLAPEDVSAAILAKVLANAQTYLANAGRPGVAISRAVVTVPAYFNDKQRHATRIAGTRAGLQQVELLPEPTAAAISYAHDAGDALTILVYDFGGGTFDASLITAAENTFIESAKAGDLWLGGNDVDLALEAHVLQVVAREEGVADIQRLITRLPEGHRRRFTADLRQAVEQAKIALSGVERTMVSPATPLLDESGMQILIEVPLTRADLETHIASLVDRTVVICQQMLTEANFPLEALDRVLLVGGSAQIPLVQKRMRAAFGDRVVVHPRPMTAVAEGAAIVAAGLVEKVGTVSRDYFIRLIDNPRHCVVARNEVLPVRSSHTFVTVADGQRLLHLRFFNHDHVAGLDEPIGDMWLGLDKAYPKGTEVLALFDLDETCSVLQITASLKHNPAVKVSRTFSRGKADEAIYQELDGLLKQLGDGSFTQVGVERGLDIAVDVVQRANQVVDERTDQVRPEALAASQGAVKKLRQFVSPTINEAELARNMLRRLLSFAEDMLPAPTRKQADDLIERFEVALEEADEPALKRLTEETERLLEGLPPEVRLVWAALESCRHASQVNPQQAAAYHRQLEELRDAVRQGRGDEALRLFKVLSEAAGNAREDDTQVITDIGRAR; this is encoded by the coding sequence ATGAGCCTCGCCATCGGCATCGATCTCGGCACGACGAACAGCGTCGGCGCCTTCAAATTTGCCTCGCTGGAGGTCGTTACGGCCCCTGACAACGCCCCGCCCGAGCGGGTGCTCACACGCTCGGCCGTGGCCTATACGCCAGAGGGGGCGCGCGTCGGCCAGGAGGCGATGGCCCAGCTGGTGGCTGCCCCGGAGCGCGTGGTGGTCTCGGTCAAACGCATCGTGGGACGAGGGCACGCAGAACCAGCCGTGCAGGACTACCTGAAGCGTTTCGGTCACCTGAAGGTCGAGGCTCCGGAGGGAGGGACCGACCAGGGGCTCGCCATCCGAATGGGCAATCAGTGTCTCGCCCCGGAAGACGTCTCGGCTGCCATTCTGGCCAAGGTGCTCGCGAATGCCCAGACCTACCTGGCGAACGCCGGACGCCCAGGGGTGGCCATTTCCCGCGCGGTGGTGACGGTTCCAGCTTACTTCAACGACAAGCAACGCCATGCGACCCGCATTGCCGGGACGCGGGCTGGGTTGCAGCAAGTGGAACTGCTGCCGGAACCCACCGCCGCCGCCATTTCCTATGCCCACGACGCCGGGGATGCTCTGACCATTCTCGTCTACGACTTCGGTGGGGGAACCTTTGATGCCTCGCTGATCACGGCTGCAGAGAACACGTTTATCGAAAGCGCGAAGGCGGGTGACCTCTGGCTCGGAGGCAACGATGTGGATCTGGCCCTGGAGGCGCACGTGTTGCAGGTCGTGGCCCGAGAGGAGGGCGTTGCCGACATTCAGCGGCTGATCACGCGCTTGCCCGAAGGACACCGGCGGCGGTTCACCGCTGACCTGCGGCAGGCTGTCGAGCAAGCCAAGATCGCCCTCAGTGGGGTCGAACGCACCATGGTCAGCCCTGCCACGCCCCTGCTCGATGAGAGCGGTATGCAAATCTTGATTGAGGTGCCGCTGACCCGCGCGGACCTGGAGACCCACATTGCCTCGCTGGTGGATCGGACCGTGGTGATTTGCCAGCAGATGCTGACGGAGGCCAATTTTCCGCTGGAAGCCCTGGACCGGGTGCTGCTGGTCGGTGGTTCGGCTCAGATTCCGCTCGTGCAAAAACGGATGCGCGCCGCTTTCGGCGACCGGGTGGTGGTTCACCCTCGCCCCATGACCGCCGTGGCCGAAGGCGCTGCCATCGTGGCAGCCGGACTGGTCGAGAAAGTGGGCACGGTCTCGCGTGACTACTTCATCCGCCTCATCGACAATCCTCGTCACTGTGTGGTTGCGCGCAATGAGGTGCTGCCGGTGCGCAGCAGCCACACCTTCGTCACGGTGGCGGACGGGCAGCGCCTGCTTCATTTGCGCTTTTTCAATCACGACCATGTCGCTGGTCTGGATGAGCCGATCGGGGACATGTGGCTTGGGCTCGACAAGGCCTATCCGAAAGGCACCGAGGTGCTCGCCCTGTTCGACCTGGATGAAACCTGCAGCGTTCTCCAGATCACCGCGAGCCTGAAACACAATCCGGCGGTCAAGGTCAGCCGCACATTTTCCCGAGGCAAGGCCGACGAGGCCATTTATCAGGAGCTGGACGGCCTGCTGAAGCAGCTCGGAGATGGCAGTTTCACCCAGGTGGGCGTCGAACGCGGGTTGGACATTGCGGTGGACGTCGTGCAACGCGCGAACCAGGTGGTCGACGAACGCACCGACCAGGTGCGCCCGGAGGCCCTTGCTGCCTCGCAGGGAGCTGTGAAAAAGCTGCGCCAGTTCGTCTCGCCCACCATCAACGAGGCGGAATTGGCACGCAACATGCTCCGGCGCCTGCTTTCGTTCGCGGAGGACATGCTGCCGGCCCCCACGCGAAAACAGGCAGACGACCTGATTGAGCGCTTCGAAGTCGCGCTTGAGGAGGCGGATGAGCCTGCCCTGAAGCGCCTGACCGAGGAAACCGAACGGCTGCTGGAGGGGCTCCCTCCGGAGGTCCGGTTGGTCTGGGCGGCCTTGGAGAGTTGCAGACACGCCAGCCAGGTCAACCCCCAACAGGCCGCGGCTTATCATCGGCAGCTAGAGGAGCTGCGCGACGCGGTTCGGCAGGGACGGGGAGACGAAGCCTTGAGGCTGTTCAAGGTGTTGAGCGAGGCCGCGGGCAATGCCCGCGAGGATGACACGCAGGTCATCACCGACATCGGTCGAGCCCGG